In Chitinophaga sp. HK235, a single window of DNA contains:
- the leuD gene encoding 3-isopropylmalate dehydratase small subunit: MAYDKFTVLKSAAVPMPIENVDTDQIIPARFLKATERTGFGDNLFRDWRYNTDGTPKPDFVLNNPIYSGKILVAGKNFGSGSSREHAAWAIYDYGFRCVVSSFFADIFKNNSLNIGILPVQVSPEFLHKIFTAIEADPQTELVIDLPAQTITITATGENTQFDINSYKKHNMTNGFDDIDYLQAMKDDIQAFAAKSMY; this comes from the coding sequence ATGGCTTACGATAAATTTACCGTACTGAAAAGCGCTGCTGTACCCATGCCCATCGAAAACGTGGACACCGACCAGATCATCCCCGCCCGCTTTCTCAAAGCAACAGAGCGCACCGGATTTGGCGACAACCTGTTCCGCGACTGGCGCTATAATACAGACGGCACTCCCAAACCGGACTTTGTACTCAACAACCCGATCTATTCCGGTAAAATACTGGTGGCCGGCAAAAACTTCGGCAGTGGCTCCAGTCGCGAACATGCTGCCTGGGCTATCTACGACTACGGCTTCCGCTGCGTAGTGTCCAGCTTCTTCGCCGATATCTTCAAAAACAACTCCCTGAACATCGGTATCCTGCCAGTACAGGTGAGCCCGGAATTCCTGCATAAGATATTTACCGCCATAGAAGCCGATCCCCAAACCGAACTGGTCATCGACCTGCCTGCTCAAACCATCACTATCACCGCTACCGGTGAAAACACGCAGTTCGATATCAACAGCTACAAAAAACACAACATGACCAACGGCTTTGATGACATCGACTACCTCCAGGCCATGAAAGATGATATACAGGCTTTTGCCGCAAAGAGTATGTATTAA